The following are encoded together in the Sphaerodactylus townsendi isolate TG3544 linkage group LG14, MPM_Stown_v2.3, whole genome shotgun sequence genome:
- the LOC125443758 gene encoding translation initiation factor IF-2, with the protein MRALKGPPTSWQRTCTAGLPSAPSPALAPSPATAWPGRPRRGAARASQPSWRKRQSGSPGGAAGGPVPGRLLSGAQGQPGSLRRGLASRLPWRRPAGGRDAESSSSSSSRQRRRRRQPRLGCALQAGGASLRREPRRRPRRRRGGRGGGRGRREAAQPNPALPSPSRAPLGSMRAGLLAAVSRLSAPAGRDAGGGGSGEQRAKPRGAHLSAGLAPPAAGARRPGATGMADPQRS; encoded by the coding sequence ATGCGGGCACTAAAGGGTCCCCCTACTTCCTGGCAGCGCACGTGCACCGCGGGGCTCCCGAGTGCTCCCTCTCCGGCTCTGGCTCCCTCTCCGGCCACGGCTTGGCCAGGCCGGCCTCGGCGCGGGGCAGCCAGAGCCAGCCAGCCCTCCTGGCggaagcggcagagcgggagcCCCGGCGGAGCGGCGGGAGGGCCGGTGCCCGGGCGGCTTCTCTCGGGGGCGCAGGGCCAGCCAGGCTCCCTCCGGCGCGGCTTGGCGAGCAGGTTGCCATGGCGGAGGCCGGCAGGAGGGAGAGACgccgagagcagcagcagcagcagcagcaggcagcggaggaggaggaggcagcctcGGCTGGGCtgtgccctgcaggcggggggaGCATCCCTTCGCCGGGAGCCTCGGCGGCGGCCGAGGAGGAGGCGGGGCGGGCGCGGCGGCGgccggggaaggagggaggcggCGCAGCCCAacccagccctgcccagccctaGCCGGGCTCCACTCGGTTCCATGCGCGCCGGGCTGTTGGCCGCAGTTTCCCGGCTCTCGGCTCCTGCTGGCCGGGACGCAGGTGGAGGAGGCAGCGGGGAGCAACGGGCGAAGCCAAGAGGCGCACACCTGAGCGCTGGCCTGGCGCCACCTGCCGCAGGGGCGCGCCGCCCAG